TGAGGTAACAGTCTATAAATTGACGCGTCGGAGCCATAAGCTTCTCGCGATATATTCGAATCAACTTTCGATCCGCCGAAATATCCCCCATCTTTCCTTTTCCTGACACTCATACGCCAATATATCTCAATACCAAACTCAAAGTCAAGTTTATGGCAAACATGAAATCGTTATTCTGATTATGTGGATTATATATTCCACAATAATCCTCATTGATATTCAATAAGTTAGAAGTCGTTACATATATTAAACGACAAATTTAATCCTAAAATATATTTGTCGATTTTGTGAAAAAATGCACAAATTTTATTGACAATCCTATCCAGGAATTGTATAATAAAGCGTGGGATAAATATATATTGACGGGATGCCTTAACTGGGAGAGGATTAATGCAATTTACTAAGGCTGAGTCATATGGAATATTTGGTGTGCTCCATTTGGCCAATTTGCCATCGGGCAAAGTCGTCCCTCTTTCTGAGATTTCTGAAGCTCAAGCCGTACCCGAGAAATTTCTGGCAAAAATTTTTCAGTCATTATCCAAATCGGGAGTTGTCATTTCGCATCGAGGAGTCAAAGGTGGATTCTCTTTGGCCGGGTCACCCGATGAAATATCTATCAGGCAAATTGTCGAAAGTGTCCATGGCCCTTATTATATAGCGAAATGCTTATATAACGCTGATATTTGTGATCGCGTTGATTGCCCGCTGAAAGTGTTGCTTGAAAAAGCTCAGTCCGCGTTGGTTGATGTCTTTGACAATCACACCGTGTCTGATCTATTAGCATTACAAAAACAGGCAGAAGAGTCTCAAAAAGTTTGACAAACGCCGAAGTAATTTTTACCATACCCTGCTAAAAGTATGCGAGGTATAATAATTTTATTTCGGAGCGCATCGAATGGCGATAAAATGTGATGCCTGGATCAAAAAAATGGCCAGACAACATGATATGATACGGCCATTTTCACCCCGGCAAATACGAAAAGGAATATCCTACGGGTTGGCTTCGTACGGGTATGATTTCAGGGTTGCCAATGAGTTTAAAGTATTTAACCCTATCGGCGCCGAAATTATTGATCCCAAGAAGTTTGACGCCTCATCGTTTACCACGATTAAAAGCAAAACATTGCTTCTGCCCCCCCATACTTTTGCTCTGGGGCGAACAGTAGAATACTTCAAAATTCCCCGGAATATCTTGACCGTCTGCCAGGGAAAATCGACCTACGCCCGTTGCGGAGTAGTTATAAATGTTACGCCTTTTGAACCTGAGTGGGAAGGATTCGCAACCCTGGCAATCTGCAATACTGCCCCTCTGCCCGTTAAGATTTATGCCAATGAAGGGATTGGCCAGCTTTTGTTTTTCGAAGCCGATGAAATATGCCAGGTTTCTTACGCCGATAAAAAAGGAAAATATCAGGCTCAGAAACGAATCACGCTGGCGAAAATATAAGGAAAGGGAAATTTACGTCGATACCTAATTAGGAGATAAGATTCGGATTTTCACTATATCTTTTTGGGGATTTTTTCATATATTGTCCGTCTGAATGTGGGAGAAATTTTTACAATTCTTCCTCGGACGAGGATATAATAGTCTGGAAGGGAAGTTTAGAGTAACAGAGGAGAGATTATGCAAAGCGAAACCGCTTCAAAAGATAAAACCGACACTAAGAAACCGGTCGGAGCCATTCCTGCCAATATGATCACGATTGACGGTAATACCGCCGTGGCCGATGTCGCTCATGCCATCAATGAGGTAATCGCAATTTATCCGATTACGCCGTCATCGGTCATGGGTGAAGTTGCCGATGCCTATTCGGCAGCCGGCAAAACGAACATCTGGGACACGATTCCGATAGTAACCGAAATGCAATCGGAAGCCGGGGCCGCCGGCGCGGTTCATGGAGCCGTGACCAGTGGATCATTAGCGACTACTTTTACAGCTTCGCAGGGCCTGCTTTTAATGATACCCAACATGTTCAAGATTGCCGGGGAATTAACGCCGGCCATGTTCCATGTTTCGGCTCGCGCTGTCGCGACTCACGCCTTATCGATTTTTGGCGACCATTCCGATATTATGGCTGTCCGTTCCACCGGATTTGGCCTCATCCTGTCCGGCTCGGTACAGGAAGCTATGGACATGGCTCTTATCTCACAGGCCGCGTCGTTGGACAGCCGCATACCGTTTGTTCATGCTTTCGACGGCTTCCGTACTTCGCACGAAGTCCAGAAGGTATGCGAAGTCAATCAGGAAGTAATGAAACAAATGATTACCGATGAAATGGTATTCGCGCACCGCCATCGTGCCTTAAATCCGGATAAGCCGACTATCAAGGGCACCTCACAGAATCCCGATGTGTTCTTCCAGTCGCGTGAAACGGTCAATAAATATTACCTGGCCGCGCCTGAAATCATCCAAAGTAAAATGAATCAATTCGCGCAGCTAACCGGCCGCCAGTATAATCTATTCGATTATGTCGGTCACCCTGAAGCCGAACGGGTAATTGTCATCATGGGCTCCGGCGCCGAATGCGTTCATGAAACCGTTAATTATCTGAATAACCAGGGTGAAAAAGTCGGTCTCATTAAAGTCCGTCTCTATCGCCC
This genomic interval from Candidatus Zixiibacteriota bacterium contains the following:
- the dcd gene encoding dCTP deaminase, translated to MAIKCDAWIKKMARQHDMIRPFSPRQIRKGISYGLASYGYDFRVANEFKVFNPIGAEIIDPKKFDASSFTTIKSKTLLLPPHTFALGRTVEYFKIPRNILTVCQGKSTYARCGVVINVTPFEPEWEGFATLAICNTAPLPVKIYANEGIGQLLFFEADEICQVSYADKKGKYQAQKRITLAKI
- a CDS encoding Rrf2 family transcriptional regulator, encoding MQFTKAESYGIFGVLHLANLPSGKVVPLSEISEAQAVPEKFLAKIFQSLSKSGVVISHRGVKGGFSLAGSPDEISIRQIVESVHGPYYIAKCLYNADICDRVDCPLKVLLEKAQSALVDVFDNHTVSDLLALQKQAEESQKV